One genomic segment of Tubulanus polymorphus chromosome 4, tnTubPoly1.2, whole genome shotgun sequence includes these proteins:
- the LOC141903915 gene encoding uncharacterized protein LOC141903915 yields MWCDSYCGPDGKTTMPSQNCGMQFCCGTNLYKYCCSNAMYIISGKWNYGGESNVCLADHWWIIVLPIAICAVVFTIISIVAFLLVRRYKRQRLAQIQAMSHNRSSYTRITNAAVPSAPGLLPPAYGTGDTTYQNQIYPPKQSV; encoded by the exons ATGTGGTGCGATTCATACTGCGGGCCGGATGGTAAAACGACCATGCCATCACAGAATTGTGGCATGCAATTTTGTTGCGGGACGAACTTGTATAAATATTGTTGCTCAAACGCGATGTACATAATATCCGGAAAATGGAATTACGGCGGAGAATCGAATGTGTGCCTTGCTGATCA TTGGTGGATTATCGTTTTGCCTATTGCGATTTGTGCTGTTGTGTTTACTATTATATCCATAGTCGCGTTTCTACTGGTACGCAGATACAAAAGACAGAGATTGG CGCAAATACAAGCTATGTCTCATAACCGAAGTTCGTATACACGAATCACAAATGCCGCTGTCCCAAGTGCCCCCGGACTGCTACCACCGGCTTATGGTACGGGTGACAccacttatcaaaatcaaatatacCCTCCAAAACAATCAGTTTAA
- the LOC141903914 gene encoding ras association domain-containing protein 2-like: MSTCQKCGKPVYFAERKTSLGKEWHRQCLRCEECGKVLNPGQHAEHKGLPYCHRPCYQVLFGPHITGYGVAVVANSSFGSTYGQKEACYTVAGLEKEDLQNKLDAYNSKCGQSGQLSYKEVNGRLLFEGLLRLHWGVKKQIYLKQKDDIPVRRKSFVSQDDDDVSYLRKESLENGNNGSPTSGSNTMKVKRSVTSPASSQNGEVIRRRYRTTNLTRNRKNRCSINGHLYDFQTSVFTPTYGSISSVRVTSANTVPEVIKTLLEKFKVINRPNEFGLFVVNKNGDIQPIHENQYPLLESVILGPNDVEAKVFIMEKNALQEITQELANYVSLPEAMLEGFLNKFKLEEEAEIDKIKRRYAEIKEILKDRLREFNRNSRVTESSI, from the exons ATGTCTACGTGTCAAAAATGTGGAAAACCGGTATATTTTG CTGAAAGAAAAACGTCACTGGGTAAAGAATGGCACAGGCAGTGTCTACGCTGTGAAGAATGTGGAAAGGTTTTGAACCCAGGTCAACATGCCGAG catAAAGGATTACCTTACTGTCATCGGCCGTGTTACCAGGTGTTATTCGGGCCGCATATAACCGGTTATGGGGTAGCAGTCGTAGCGAACAGCAGTTTCGGCAGTACTTACGGTCAAAAAGAGGCATGTTACACAGTTGCTGGCTTGGAAAA GGAAGATTTACAAAACAAGTTAGACGCGTATAACTCGAAGTGTGGTCAGAGCGGTCAGCTCAGTTATAAAGAGGTCAACGGTCGATTGTTGTTCGAGGGCCTGTTGCGGTTGCACTGGGGCGTGAAAAAACAAATCTACTTGAAACAGAAAGACGACATTCCTGTTCGGCGAAAAAGTTTCGTTTCGcaagacgacgacgacgtgtCGTACTTACGGAAGGAGAGCCTG GAAAATGGTAACAATGGTTCTCCGACCAGCGGCAGCAACACGATGAAAGTGAAAAGGAGTGTAACCTCTCCGGCGAGTTCTCAGAACGGAGAAGTTATACGACGTCGATACAGAACGACGAATCTGACGAGAAATCGTAAAAATAGGTGCTCAATTAACGGACATTTGTACGACTTTCAG acAAGTGTCTTTACGCCGACTTACGGAAGTATATCAAGTGTCCGAGTAACTAGCGCCAATACCGTACCCGAAGTGATCAAAACGTTACTCGAGAAATTCAAG GTGATTAACCGACCAAATGAATTCGGTTTGTTTGTTGTGAATAAAAATGGAG atATTCAACCGATCCATGAGAATCAGTATCCGTTACTGGAATCTGTGATTCTCGGCCCGAACGATGTCGAAGCAAAGGTTTTCATTATGGAGAAAAATGCACTGCAGGAAATTACGCAAGAG TTAGCTAATTACGTATCATTACCCGAAGCGATGCTCGAAGGATTCTTGAATAAATTCAAGCTCGAAGAAGAAGCCGAGATTGACAAGATCAAGCGCAG ATACGctgaaatcaaagaaattctGAAAGACAGACTTCGCGAATTCAACCGAAACAGTCGAGTGACGGAGAGCAGTATATGA